The Candidatus Dormiibacterota bacterium genome window below encodes:
- a CDS encoding alpha/beta fold hydrolase, translating to MREYVRAWSPSLGREMEALRFGTSGLPLLVFPTSQGRFYQWEDFGMVGALRDKLDAGFIQLWCVDSIDSESWYAHSVAARERVLRHLQYERYLLQEVLPLMGQPPVAVGTSFGAFHAVLLALRHPDRLSGFVALSGAYDARHWLDGYFDDDVYFTNPLAFLPGLTDEKYLRPVRGFTKKVIASGEQDAYVTESVRVGTLLREKAIDVWLDIWPGGSHDWPYWMEMMRRYV from the coding sequence GTGCGGGAGTACGTGCGCGCGTGGAGCCCATCCCTGGGCCGGGAGATGGAGGCCCTCCGCTTCGGCACGTCCGGTCTCCCACTCTTGGTCTTCCCGACATCGCAGGGGCGCTTCTACCAGTGGGAGGACTTTGGCATGGTCGGCGCCCTCCGGGACAAGCTGGACGCGGGCTTCATCCAGCTCTGGTGCGTCGACAGCATCGACTCAGAGTCCTGGTATGCGCACAGCGTCGCGGCCCGCGAGCGCGTCCTGAGGCACCTCCAGTACGAGCGCTACCTGCTCCAAGAAGTACTGCCGCTGATGGGCCAGCCGCCCGTGGCGGTGGGAACTTCCTTTGGTGCGTTCCACGCCGTGCTGCTGGCGCTCCGTCATCCTGACCGGCTGAGCGGCTTCGTCGCGCTCTCTGGTGCCTACGACGCCAGGCACTGGCTGGACGGCTACTTCGACGATGACGTCTACTTCACCAATCCACTGGCGTTCCTGCCTGGTCTTACGGACGAGAAGTACCTCCGACCGGTCCGCGGCTTCACGAAAAAGGTGATCGCGAGCGGCGAGCAGGACGCGTATGTGACCGAGTCGGTGCGGGTCGGCACGCTCTTGCGGGAGAAGGCGATCGACGTTTGGCTCGATATCTGGCCGGGCGGGTCACACGACTGGCCGTACTGGATGGAGATGATGCGCCGCTATGTCTAG
- a CDS encoding divalent metal cation transporter, with amino-acid sequence MLRHLGPGLVTGAADDDPSGIGTYSQLGAQFGLAMLWTVPLSLPLAAAVEELAGRLGLAGGEGLASLIKKNFPRPVLYVAALLVTGANTFNIGADLGSMVASLQLVIRIPFLPFLITITSVMLVLEVFVQYHQYARFLRFLTLSLFAYIGVLAVVHVDWLAVATNLVIPHVAAKKEYLAGLVAIFGTTISPYLMFWQCSAETEETADRKGRRRRVSHLEILGMRVDVIAGMAAAVVIMFAILVVAASTLGAHGVTNIGTADQAARALKPLAGDFAGLLFALGIVGTGALAVPVLAGSTGYALAETFAWHEGLSKSFLEARGFYLVIIGSMFVGLVMNTLGLNPIKALVYSALLNGLASPPLILLMLILGNKQRAVHRYRSGWVSNALVGFACLLMTVLPIAYLLAK; translated from the coding sequence ATGCTTCGGCACCTGGGTCCAGGCCTGGTTACGGGAGCCGCGGACGACGATCCGTCAGGTATCGGCACCTACTCGCAGCTCGGCGCTCAGTTCGGCCTGGCGATGCTGTGGACGGTCCCTTTATCCCTCCCGCTGGCCGCCGCGGTCGAAGAACTCGCCGGTCGTCTCGGGCTCGCCGGGGGAGAGGGTCTCGCTTCCCTGATCAAGAAGAATTTCCCTCGACCGGTCCTGTATGTGGCCGCCTTGCTTGTGACCGGGGCCAATACCTTCAATATCGGGGCCGACCTGGGTTCCATGGTCGCGTCCCTCCAGTTGGTGATCCGAATCCCGTTCCTGCCTTTCCTCATCACCATCACATCCGTCATGCTCGTCCTCGAGGTCTTCGTTCAGTATCACCAATACGCGCGATTTCTCAGATTCCTGACCCTATCGCTATTTGCCTACATCGGCGTCCTTGCTGTTGTCCATGTGGATTGGTTGGCCGTCGCTACCAACCTGGTCATTCCCCATGTCGCCGCCAAAAAGGAATACCTCGCCGGCTTGGTGGCCATCTTTGGAACCACCATCTCGCCGTATTTGATGTTCTGGCAATGCAGCGCGGAGACCGAAGAAACCGCCGATCGCAAGGGCCGCCGCCGGCGGGTGAGTCATCTGGAAATCCTCGGCATGCGGGTCGACGTCATCGCTGGGATGGCGGCCGCTGTGGTCATCATGTTTGCGATCCTTGTCGTCGCCGCGTCCACGCTCGGCGCGCACGGCGTCACCAACATTGGGACGGCTGATCAGGCAGCCCGGGCGCTGAAACCCCTCGCCGGTGATTTTGCGGGGCTGCTCTTCGCCCTGGGCATCGTAGGCACCGGGGCCCTTGCCGTCCCGGTGCTTGCGGGATCCACTGGCTACGCGCTGGCGGAGACGTTCGCCTGGCATGAGGGGCTCTCCAAGAGCTTTCTCGAGGCGCGCGGCTTCTACCTTGTCATCATCGGCTCAATGTTCGTCGGGCTCGTGATGAACACGCTGGGCCTCAACCCGATAAAGGCGTTGGTCTACTCCGCCCTTCTAAACGGGCTTGCCTCGCCGCCGCTGATCCTTCTCATGCTCATTCTTGGCAACAAGCAGCGGGCCGTCCATCGCTACCGCAGCGGCTGGGTGTCGAACGCCCTCGTCGGTTTCGCCTGCCTATTGATGACCGTGCTGCCGATCGCCTACCTACTTGCCAAATGA
- a CDS encoding GlsB/YeaQ/YmgE family stress response membrane protein, producing MTLLHLIVLLVVGTVCGLIAERVVHSALPFGWIGAAVAGFVGAWLMVDVFHLVILPTLSIEGLPIVSAILGAIIVVVVFSLVAGRVGTGRGHSWGRA from the coding sequence ATGACCCTGCTGCATCTCATCGTCCTTCTCGTGGTCGGCACCGTATGCGGCCTGATTGCCGAGCGCGTGGTTCACAGCGCCCTGCCTTTCGGTTGGATCGGGGCGGCCGTGGCCGGCTTTGTGGGAGCCTGGCTGATGGTGGACGTCTTTCACCTCGTCATCCTGCCGACGCTATCAATCGAGGGGCTGCCGATCGTCTCAGCCATCCTCGGCGCAATCATCGTGGTTGTCGTGTTCAGCCTCGTGGCGGGCCGCGTTGGGACTGGCCGCGGCCACAGCTGGGGACGGGCGTAG